ATCTCAGGCCGCCACTCGAACCCGTTTGATCTTTGAGTCTTCACCCGCTGCGCCCGAAAGCATTTTAGAGGTCTGAAAGGCGGAACAGCCGCCGGTGACAATGTTCCGCGGTGCAAACGGACTAACCTGAACTCCGGATACCTGGGAGAGCATTGCGACCAGTCTGGCACGGCCAGAGCTGGGCTATGCCGGAAGCTCAGCCAAGGCCATTGGTAACCGCCGGAATCAGTCGCCAAGGTTTCACTTGCCTGTCATCAAGAGCGACCCAACAGTGCGTGTACGATGGCCAAGAACCGTTTTCCCGTCTGGCGGCTGATTCAGAGCGAACTGGAGGCCGAGATTCGTTCTGGCCTGATCGGTCCTGGCGACCAATTGCCGTCCGAGAACGAACTCGCCGAGCGATTTGGCGTCAATCGCCATACCGTCCGCACCGCCCTCGCCAATCTCGCCATGCTCGGACTGGTTCGAGCACGGCGCGGGCGCGGCGTCTTTGTCGAGGATCGCCCGCCGGAGTACCGGATCACCCGAGACTCCAAGTGGAGCGAAATCGAGCGCCAGATGAACACCGGGCCATCGGGCCAGCTGCTCGGCTCGAGCGAAAGGCTGGCCACCTCGGCAATTGCCGGCCTGCTGGCTGTTCCGGTGGCAACTCCCATTGTGATGGTCGAAACATTGCGGGGCGCCAGCCCCTCTCTGCTGATCTACAGCTACCATGTCTTCGAGCGGGACAGGTTCGTCGGCATCGATGCTGCGGTCTCGCGCACAGGCAGCTTTACCGATGCCTTGGCTGAATTCGGGGTCGAGGCATTCTTTCGAGCCTCGACCTGGATCGACTGCCGGATGCCCCGACCGCGCGAAGCTGAAGCCCTATCGATACCGCTCGATGCTCCCGTCCTGGTGATGATGTATGTCGACAGCGACACCGCTGGCCGGCCCTTGCTCTATGGCAATGCGGTGATCCCCAGCGGAAGCCTCGTGGTGCGCATCGATACCCTGTAGCCGAAGCGGCTGAGGCCGGCCGCAGCCCTTTCGATCGTCACATGCCCGTTAACTTGTCGAGTTAAATGCGACAAGTGAAGCCGCAATGGCGGTACAGACGGGCAGGATCCATGGCCGGCATCTCTTTGCGAGACATCCGCAAGACCTTCCGGGACACGCCCGTTCTCCACGGAGTGTCGCTCGACATTGCCGATGGCGAGTTCCTGACGCTGGTTGGCCCATCGGGCTGCGGAAAGACAACTCTGCTGCGGATCATCGCCGGCCTGGAGACCCAGGACGCGGGTGACGTGTTCATCGGACAGACCATGGTCGACGACCTGCCGCCCAAGGCGCGCGATGTCGCCATGGTGTTCCAGTCCTACGCGCTCTATCCCTACATGACCGTTGCCCAGAATATCGGCCTGCCGCTGGAAATGCGGCGCCTCTCGATGCTGCAGCGCCTGCCTGGCGTTGGAAGACTTGTTCCCGGCACGCGCACAGCCCGCGCTGCCATCGACACCGACGTCAAGGTCGTGGCCGAGGGGCTCGGCATCGGTCATCTCCTCGCCCGCCGGCCAGCCCAACTCTCCGGCGGCCAGCGCCAGCGCGTGGCGCTCGCCCGCGCCATGGTCCGACGGCCCAAGGCCTTCCTCATGGACGAGCCCTTGTCGAACCTCGACGCCAAAATGCGCGTGCAGGCGCGCACCGAGATCTCCGAGCTTCACCGCAGCCTTGGCTCCACCTTCGTCTATGTCACCCATGACCAGGCCGAGGCGATGACCATGTCGGACCGCGTGGCGGTCATGATGGGGGGCCATCTGCTGCAGATCGCGCCGCCCCAGGTCATCTACGACGATCCCCAGGACCTCGCGGTCGCAACATTCATTGGCACGCCCGAGATCAACACGCTGCCGGGTCGCGTCGGCAATGATGGTCGCGTCGAGGTGGCCGGCCAGTCGTCGCCGATCCAGGTTGCCGCTGCGCCGGGCACCGAGGTGACAGTCGCGATCCGCCCCGAGGCGCTGATGCTTGCGACGCCTGCCAGCGCCAGCGAAATCGCCATCGGAGGCACCATTCGCCATGTCGAGATGCTGGGAGCAGAGACACTCCTCCACGTCATAGCGGGATCGGTGACCAAGCCGCTCGTGGCACGGGTCGAGCCGTCCGTCGGTGCGCGTCTGAAGATGGGCGGGCCCATCACGCTGGTGGCGCAGGCAGACCGCCTCCTGGTCTTCGGCAAGGACGGCAAGCGCATTGCGCAACGCTCCCCATCGGCCATCACCCAGCGCCCCGTGCGCGGTGAGGCGGTCCATGTCTGACCTCGCGCTCTCCAGCCCCTTAACCCTGCCGATCACCCGCAAGGCGCGCGCCGGCGAGGTCGCCGAGCAACTCGCCGCCTGGGTGCTGGCCGGCCCCGCTTTCGCGCTGATCTGGATCATGCTGCTCGGGCCGACGGTCGCCGTGTTCCTGTTGTCCTTCACCGACTGGACCTTCGGCATGCCGGAGATCGGCTGGGCCGGTCTCGACAATTACCGAGAGATGATCGGCGACGAGGTGTTCTGGAAGACGCTGCGCAACACCCTGACCTATGTGGCCTTCGTCGTCCCGCTGTCGGTCTTTCTGGGCCTTGCAGCAGCCATCCTGATCGAAGCGGGTGAGGGCCTGCGCGGGTTCTACCGCGCGGCGTTCTTCCTTCCGGTTGTCTCGACACTGCTGGCCATGGCGCTCGTCTTCCAGTTCGCTTTCCACCCGACGGTCGGCGCCATCAACCAGACGCTATCCCTGTTCGGCATCCCGACCACCGACTGGCTGAAAAATCCCGACACCGCGCTGTTTGCCCTCGGCGTCATCGGCATCTGGCAAGCCATCGGCCTGTCGATGGTGCTTTTCATCGCCGGACTGAAGGCGATCCCGAAGGATCTCTACGAGGCCGCCGCAGTGGATGGTGCCGATGGTGCCTTCGAGCGCTTCCGGCGGGTGACCTGGCCGATGCTCGGGCCAGCCATGCTGTTTGTCGTCACGATCACGGCCATCCGCGCTTTTCAGGTCTTCGATACGGTTCAGGTGCTGACGGATGGCGGTCCGAACAAGGCCACCAATGTCCTCCTGTTCCAGATGTATCAGGAAGGCTTCTCGTTCCTGCGCTCCGCCTATGCTGCGGCCCTGACTGTCGTCTTCCTCGGCTTTGTCCTGCTGGTCACCGTCATCCAGGTGCGGCTGCAGGACAAGAACACCCATTACGGTTGAGGCAGGCCATGCGCACCCGCTCCATCGCCTCAACCGGCCTCGGCTTCCAGCTGTTTCGCCATGCCATGCTCGGTCTTGGTGCGGTCCTGATGCTGGCACCCTTCGTGATCATGGTGTCGGTGAGCCTGAAGCCGTCAGGGGAGATCTTCTCGCCTGAATTCACATTGCTGCCGAAACAATGGCACGCCTG
This region of Phreatobacter aquaticus genomic DNA includes:
- a CDS encoding carbohydrate ABC transporter permease, which produces MSDLALSSPLTLPITRKARAGEVAEQLAAWVLAGPAFALIWIMLLGPTVAVFLLSFTDWTFGMPEIGWAGLDNYREMIGDEVFWKTLRNTLTYVAFVVPLSVFLGLAAAILIEAGEGLRGFYRAAFFLPVVSTLLAMALVFQFAFHPTVGAINQTLSLFGIPTTDWLKNPDTALFALGVIGIWQAIGLSMVLFIAGLKAIPKDLYEAAAVDGADGAFERFRRVTWPMLGPAMLFVVTITAIRAFQVFDTVQVLTDGGPNKATNVLLFQMYQEGFSFLRSAYAAALTVVFLGFVLLVTVIQVRLQDKNTHYG
- the phnF gene encoding phosphonate metabolism transcriptional regulator PhnF, producing MAKNRFPVWRLIQSELEAEIRSGLIGPGDQLPSENELAERFGVNRHTVRTALANLAMLGLVRARRGRGVFVEDRPPEYRITRDSKWSEIERQMNTGPSGQLLGSSERLATSAIAGLLAVPVATPIVMVETLRGASPSLLIYSYHVFERDRFVGIDAAVSRTGSFTDALAEFGVEAFFRASTWIDCRMPRPREAEALSIPLDAPVLVMMYVDSDTAGRPLLYGNAVIPSGSLVVRIDTL
- a CDS encoding ABC transporter ATP-binding protein, translating into MAGISLRDIRKTFRDTPVLHGVSLDIADGEFLTLVGPSGCGKTTLLRIIAGLETQDAGDVFIGQTMVDDLPPKARDVAMVFQSYALYPYMTVAQNIGLPLEMRRLSMLQRLPGVGRLVPGTRTARAAIDTDVKVVAEGLGIGHLLARRPAQLSGGQRQRVALARAMVRRPKAFLMDEPLSNLDAKMRVQARTEISELHRSLGSTFVYVTHDQAEAMTMSDRVAVMMGGHLLQIAPPQVIYDDPQDLAVATFIGTPEINTLPGRVGNDGRVEVAGQSSPIQVAAAPGTEVTVAIRPEALMLATPASASEIAIGGTIRHVEMLGAETLLHVIAGSVTKPLVARVEPSVGARLKMGGPITLVAQADRLLVFGKDGKRIAQRSPSAITQRPVRGEAVHV